In Paenibacillus kyungheensis, the following are encoded in one genomic region:
- a CDS encoding hemolysin family protein encodes MTDPLPSLLNLVLVAFLVMLNGFFVSAEFAMVKIRSSRLETLVDGGSKRARFAQTIVNNLDAYLSACQLGITLASLGLGWIGEPAIADLIRPIFTAFGWNNDVAVHTVSIVIAFVVITVLHIVLGELAPKSLAIRKAEVVSLWTAAPMLLFHKIMYPFIWVLNGMANALLKMFGIAPVSEEDSAHTEEEIRILMKESNKSGLIDNTELALVDNIFEFADTTAHEIMIPRTEMICLSLHGSKEENLELAFEGMRTRYPVCDGDKDHIVGFVHIKDLMRYQSVDSAKLIRPIIAVPESIKISELMKLMQRGKTQIAILIDEYGGTAGLVTLEDIMEEIVGEIQDEFDHERPAVEPIDDMTYSIDGMMLIEEINTRFSLDLDSTEYDTIGGWLYSRVESLPPQTGQSVAHEGHLFVIEETEQKRISRVKLVITQFATTHNQAGA; translated from the coding sequence TTGACTGACCCCTTACCCAGTTTACTTAATTTAGTTTTGGTGGCATTTCTGGTGATGCTCAATGGATTTTTTGTATCGGCTGAATTCGCAATGGTTAAAATTCGCAGTAGTCGATTAGAAACATTAGTCGATGGTGGTAGTAAAAGAGCGCGCTTTGCGCAAACGATCGTAAACAATCTGGATGCTTACCTTTCTGCTTGTCAGTTAGGGATTACACTGGCATCGCTTGGATTGGGGTGGATTGGTGAACCAGCAATTGCTGACCTGATCAGACCTATATTTACGGCATTTGGCTGGAATAATGATGTAGCTGTACACACTGTCTCTATTGTGATTGCTTTTGTTGTAATCACGGTATTGCATATTGTACTTGGAGAGCTTGCTCCGAAGTCTCTGGCGATTCGCAAAGCGGAAGTCGTGAGCTTATGGACAGCAGCACCGATGCTCTTATTCCATAAAATCATGTATCCCTTTATCTGGGTGTTGAACGGCATGGCGAACGCTTTACTCAAAATGTTTGGTATTGCTCCGGTCTCTGAAGAAGATTCCGCTCACACAGAAGAGGAAATACGTATACTTATGAAGGAAAGCAACAAGAGCGGACTGATCGATAATACCGAACTGGCGCTGGTTGATAATATATTCGAATTTGCTGATACAACCGCCCATGAGATCATGATCCCACGTACAGAAATGATCTGTCTGAGTCTACATGGTTCCAAAGAAGAAAATTTGGAACTGGCTTTTGAAGGAATGCGTACTCGTTATCCTGTATGCGATGGCGACAAAGATCATATTGTCGGATTTGTGCATATTAAAGATTTGATGCGTTATCAAAGTGTAGATTCAGCCAAATTGATCCGTCCCATTATAGCTGTACCTGAATCAATCAAAATTAGTGAACTGATGAAGCTCATGCAACGTGGTAAAACACAGATTGCAATTTTGATTGATGAATATGGTGGTACAGCGGGTCTAGTAACTCTTGAAGACATTATGGAAGAAATCGTCGGCGAAATTCAGGATGAATTTGACCATGAGCGTCCAGCTGTAGAGCCTATTGATGATATGACTTACTCCATTGATGGAATGATGTTAATTGAGGAGATCAACACACGGTTCTCATTGGATTTGGATTCGACAGAATACGATACCATTGGTGGTTGGCTGTATTCCCGAGTGGAGTCTTTACCTCCGCAAACCGGGCAAAGTGTGGCACATGAAGGACATCTGTTTGTGATCGAAGAGACCGAACAGAAGCGTATTTCAAGGGTGAAATTAGTCATTACGCAATTCGCAACAACTCATAATCAGGCAGGAGCCTGA
- a CDS encoding methyl-accepting chemotaxis protein, which yields MRNWKVRTKIITLIVVNLLVLVMLSATGTLMTNQMSKVASNMYEVNMRSLTIMDQIIMNYGDNAASLLELMQTTDPTVNKSLMNQINVTAANNKEQFEMMGQMTLSPSNQKLAAELVPLATAFSEQRDKIAALAAANQNQQAFQAYANLNSQRTQLNEVLNAMRTNLIDEAGNAKVAADQQYSQSQWITGILFVIGLIISLLLGGWIVRLIVRPLNNVTQLMTNASDGDLTVHSDYASRDEIGQLSAGFNTMISSIREITKKVDESAMTLSASSEQLTASAEQTAKASSHIATSSGELSTGFESQVETVNQVTNATNEMTDKMKQLQTSNKNVQALTNHMEETAGNGISEVQEITHLINNLASNIQDNLNVLTSLNQKSDEIGLASQAIQQIAKQTNLLALNASIEAARAGESGRGFAVVADEIRKLAEGAAQSSTQITALISDVQSESQKAVEQVHTSVSNVQAGVQSSERVNVAFEAIRQAVADTVEQIGGTRLMVGSITVQSQQISEAMEHLSALSEQGSAGIQEMNAASEEQLSTMEEVSESARYLSSLAEDLQQLLAGFKL from the coding sequence ATGAGAAATTGGAAAGTTAGAACTAAAATCATTACGCTTATTGTAGTAAATCTACTCGTTTTAGTGATGTTAAGCGCTACAGGCACATTAATGACTAATCAAATGTCCAAAGTCGCTTCAAATATGTACGAAGTCAATATGCGCTCTCTTACGATTATGGATCAAATTATTATGAACTATGGTGATAATGCCGCTAGCCTTCTTGAATTAATGCAGACGACTGATCCAACCGTTAATAAAAGTTTGATGAATCAAATTAATGTCACTGCGGCCAATAATAAAGAACAATTTGAAATGATGGGACAAATGACATTGAGTCCTTCGAATCAAAAGTTAGCCGCTGAACTGGTTCCGTTAGCAACAGCATTTTCAGAACAACGCGATAAAATCGCCGCATTAGCAGCCGCTAACCAGAATCAACAAGCTTTTCAAGCCTATGCGAATCTTAATAGCCAACGTACTCAGCTAAACGAAGTACTGAATGCTATGCGTACTAATCTTATTGATGAAGCAGGCAATGCCAAAGTAGCTGCTGATCAACAATATAGCCAATCCCAATGGATTACAGGCATTCTATTTGTAATAGGATTGATTATCTCCCTACTACTAGGTGGTTGGATCGTACGCTTGATTGTACGTCCTCTCAACAATGTAACACAATTAATGACTAATGCTTCAGATGGTGATCTTACAGTTCATTCCGACTACGCATCCCGAGATGAGATTGGTCAATTGTCTGCTGGATTCAATACTATGATATCGAGTATTCGTGAAATTACGAAAAAAGTAGACGAAAGTGCAATGACTCTCTCTGCTTCATCAGAACAATTAACAGCTAGTGCTGAACAAACAGCCAAAGCTTCTTCCCATATTGCTACTTCTTCTGGTGAATTATCAACTGGATTCGAATCTCAAGTCGAAACGGTTAACCAGGTAACGAATGCAACAAATGAAATGACCGATAAAATGAAACAGTTACAAACAAGCAATAAAAATGTTCAAGCACTTACGAATCATATGGAAGAAACCGCTGGTAATGGAATTAGTGAAGTGCAAGAAATTACCCATTTGATCAATAATCTGGCAAGTAATATTCAGGATAACTTGAATGTATTGACTAGCTTGAACCAAAAATCAGATGAGATTGGACTAGCTTCACAAGCGATTCAACAAATTGCCAAACAAACCAACTTGCTTGCTCTAAATGCTTCAATTGAAGCGGCTCGTGCCGGTGAGTCTGGACGCGGATTTGCAGTCGTTGCAGATGAGATTCGCAAACTTGCAGAAGGTGCAGCACAATCTTCTACGCAAATTACAGCATTGATCTCAGATGTACAATCAGAAAGTCAAAAAGCAGTCGAACAAGTTCATACGTCTGTAAGTAATGTACAAGCCGGGGTTCAAAGCAGTGAACGTGTAAATGTAGCGTTTGAAGCGATTCGTCAAGCGGTTGCAGATACTGTAGAACAAATCGGTGGCACACGTTTGATGGTTGGATCTATCACTGTACAATCTCAACAAATCTCTGAAGCGATGGAACATTTAAGTGCTCTATCTGAACAAGGCTCAGCGGGTATTCAAGAAATGAATGCTGCGAGTGAAGAACAATTATCAACTATGGAAGAAGTATCTGAATCTGCTCGTTACCTCTCTTCACTTGCTGAAGATCTTCAACAACTATTAGCTGGATTCAAACTTTAA
- a CDS encoding imm11 family protein encodes MQYYVLEYQYPRKGFISGGATFLPALDQYYDPDHTELPTHTTAEVILDSNLRKMDVDFFYTGNRATVVSDAWKQLLEQWNVVAQFIPAQIYYYNQEPVPGTYWIAHRLKSLDCVDYEQSQYAGKKLVLRSIEQPPRRIAKGFEQIILDEQKIKQDEFFTLEYTYISNPIISEKLYQEIQKHKLKIHATPIEQFRP; translated from the coding sequence ATGCAATATTATGTTTTGGAATATCAGTATCCACGCAAAGGATTTATTTCAGGAGGAGCTACATTCCTGCCTGCACTGGATCAATATTATGATCCAGACCACACAGAATTACCAACACATACGACTGCTGAAGTCATCTTGGATTCTAACTTGAGAAAAATGGATGTTGATTTCTTCTATACGGGTAATAGAGCTACTGTTGTATCCGATGCATGGAAGCAACTGCTAGAACAATGGAATGTAGTCGCACAGTTTATCCCTGCACAGATATACTATTATAATCAGGAGCCTGTACCGGGAACATACTGGATTGCTCATCGATTAAAGTCTCTCGATTGTGTCGATTACGAACAATCTCAATATGCTGGCAAGAAACTGGTTCTACGCTCTATCGAGCAACCACCTCGCCGCATAGCCAAAGGATTTGAGCAAATTATACTGGATGAACAAAAAATCAAACAAGATGAATTTTTCACACTAGAATATACATACATTTCGAATCCGATCATTTCTGAGAAGCTATATCAGGAGATCCAAAAACACAAATTAAAAATTCATGCAACACCGATTGAGCAGTTCAGACCTTAA
- a CDS encoding serine/threonine protein kinase, with protein MVSDWRVAEEALRRIGVSGSDDNDPVVISGYADGARCIGIGTDAAVFTYDQVPEYAFKLFTPEAIDKIQSEVFVYERLAGSPYFPTCYGRGTNYLVMSYEEGPTLQDCLLQGIEVPEQVILDVEAAREYVRSIGLNPRDIHLKNVIVQNGHAKVIDVSEYIQKGDDKRWDHLVWAYYQFYSRISGKSIPSWVLDTVKNWYSRLGKTNIDLEEFAKRAGELFSKYMK; from the coding sequence ATGGTATCCGATTGGAGAGTAGCAGAAGAAGCATTACGCCGCATAGGTGTCAGTGGTAGTGATGATAATGATCCGGTAGTTATATCTGGTTATGCAGATGGAGCACGATGTATAGGGATAGGAACAGATGCGGCTGTATTTACGTATGATCAAGTTCCTGAGTATGCCTTTAAGCTGTTTACACCGGAAGCGATTGATAAAATTCAATCTGAAGTATTTGTATATGAGCGATTAGCAGGTTCACCTTATTTTCCGACCTGTTATGGTAGAGGTACGAACTATCTGGTAATGAGTTATGAAGAAGGGCCGACACTACAAGATTGTTTGTTACAAGGGATTGAAGTTCCCGAGCAAGTCATTTTGGATGTAGAAGCTGCTAGAGAGTATGTACGTAGCATTGGTCTGAATCCGCGGGATATTCATTTAAAAAATGTAATTGTACAAAATGGACATGCTAAAGTAATTGATGTGTCTGAATATATTCAAAAAGGTGATGATAAGCGCTGGGATCATCTCGTATGGGCATATTATCAATTTTATAGTCGGATATCCGGGAAAAGTATTCCGTCATGGGTACTCGATACGGTCAAAAATTGGTATTCACGTCTAGGTAAAACGAATATCGATCTTGAAGAATTTGCGAAAAGAGCAGGCGAACTGTTCTCTAAATATATGAAATAA
- a CDS encoding MATE family efflux transporter: protein MDAKNLYYFEEAPIAKSVAHFAVPMMLGMSMSVIYSILNAYFIGTLHNTAMLTALALTLPLFAVIMALGNLLGIGSGAFISRLLGEKRYNDVKHVSSFAFYSSLILGLLVVVFGLPLLDPIVHFLGANSESFAFTKDYVMIMLAGSPFILLFFMLENIVRSEGAATTSMMGMILNVIVNIILDMVVIFVFHWGIIGVASATVISNLVASAYYIFHIRYSSQFLTVSIKVFKINTEIVSNVFKIGVPVFIMSLFMGAMSLIFNRFLIEYGEQAVAGFGISSRLLQFPEFILMGLCEGIVPMIAFNFAANKERMKQTITFTIKMIVILATVFGAVVYLISDHLIGLFTQDIQLIEMGSYILHVTFLSLFITGITVLFTGIFQATAQGTAAFVMSIIQGITLIPVLYIANQINGFHGVIWSLVISDVVAFLVGAIMLYILRNKLQPDLESIVA from the coding sequence ATGGATGCCAAAAATCTGTATTACTTTGAAGAAGCGCCTATTGCAAAGTCTGTAGCTCATTTTGCTGTGCCGATGATGTTAGGAATGTCGATGAGTGTAATCTATTCGATTTTAAATGCGTATTTTATTGGTACACTCCACAATACAGCGATGTTAACTGCACTAGCATTAACATTACCTTTATTTGCGGTGATTATGGCGTTAGGCAATTTGCTAGGGATAGGAAGCGGGGCGTTTATCTCTCGCTTATTAGGGGAGAAAAGATATAACGATGTCAAACATGTATCTTCGTTTGCTTTTTATAGTAGTCTAATACTGGGCTTACTGGTGGTAGTATTCGGACTTCCTTTGCTTGATCCCATCGTGCATTTTTTGGGAGCTAATTCAGAATCATTTGCGTTTACCAAAGACTATGTCATGATTATGCTTGCTGGTTCACCGTTTATTTTATTATTTTTTATGCTTGAAAATATTGTACGTTCTGAAGGTGCAGCTACTACTTCGATGATGGGTATGATTTTGAATGTGATTGTAAATATTATTCTGGATATGGTAGTCATTTTCGTTTTTCATTGGGGTATTATTGGAGTGGCTTCTGCTACAGTTATTTCTAATTTAGTAGCAAGTGCATATTATATTTTTCATATCAGATACAGTAGTCAGTTTTTGACGGTTTCAATCAAAGTGTTCAAAATCAATACAGAAATAGTAAGCAATGTATTCAAAATTGGAGTACCGGTGTTTATTATGAGTCTTTTTATGGGAGCCATGTCTTTAATTTTTAATCGTTTTCTGATCGAATATGGAGAACAAGCTGTAGCTGGATTTGGAATTTCATCACGTTTGCTGCAATTTCCTGAATTTATTTTGATGGGATTGTGTGAAGGTATTGTACCCATGATTGCTTTTAATTTTGCAGCAAATAAAGAACGGATGAAACAAACGATTACATTTACGATTAAAATGATTGTGATATTAGCGACTGTATTCGGTGCTGTTGTTTACTTGATTTCAGATCATTTAATAGGGTTATTTACACAAGATATACAATTGATCGAAATGGGAAGTTATATTCTACACGTAACGTTTTTATCTTTATTTATCACTGGAATCACTGTATTATTTACAGGTATTTTTCAAGCAACCGCGCAAGGAACTGCGGCATTTGTGATGTCTATTATTCAAGGGATAACATTGATCCCTGTATTGTATATCGCTAATCAAATAAATGGATTTCACGGAGTGATCTGGTCATTGGTTATTTCGGATGTCGTGGCATTTCTGGTAGGAGCTATCATGCTGTATATATTGCGTAACAAATTACAGCCTGATTTGGAAAGTATCGTAGCGTAA
- a CDS encoding conjugal transfer protein TraR, producing MKHLTSAQIEELKNSLLEDKEALERHFNMENDTTDGQVESELDSTGELSSVDNHPADLGTETYERERDMAIDDNMDDKLDQVNAALQRIEDGTYGVSEISGEQIPFERLQALPYTTMLVGESAEEGGGVNDYRPIEEDLITPAAKGAGENRQSHTGKFDDAGAWQAVEEYGVADSPAMSTQRDVESYNELAEGGENKDTGTVEDIEKFAGNDIEGGQRHVQRGEDLDRYVADDEGDTELQVTEEDEEIDAESEDADRRR from the coding sequence ATGAAACATTTAACATCTGCACAAATTGAGGAATTGAAAAATAGTCTTTTAGAAGATAAAGAGGCACTTGAACGCCATTTTAATATGGAAAATGATACAACTGATGGCCAAGTTGAATCTGAGCTTGATTCTACGGGTGAATTGTCTTCTGTAGATAACCACCCTGCTGATTTGGGTACAGAAACATATGAGCGTGAACGTGATATGGCTATCGACGACAATATGGATGATAAGCTAGATCAAGTCAATGCTGCACTACAACGTATCGAAGATGGCACATATGGAGTCAGTGAAATTAGTGGTGAGCAAATTCCTTTTGAACGTCTACAAGCACTGCCTTATACGACTATGTTAGTCGGTGAAAGTGCTGAAGAAGGCGGCGGTGTGAATGATTACCGTCCTATCGAGGAAGATTTGATTACACCTGCTGCTAAAGGTGCTGGTGAAAACCGTCAAAGTCATACCGGTAAATTCGATGATGCTGGCGCATGGCAAGCTGTCGAAGAATATGGTGTAGCTGATTCACCTGCAATGTCTACACAACGTGATGTAGAAAGCTACAACGAACTTGCTGAAGGTGGAGAAAATAAAGACACTGGCACTGTAGAAGATATTGAGAAGTTTGCTGGTAACGATATTGAAGGCGGTCAACGTCATGTACAGCGTGGTGAAGATTTAGACCGTTATGTAGCTGATGATGAAGGCGATACCGAGTTACAGGTAACGGAAGAGGACGAAGAAATCGACGCTGAAAGCGAAGATGCAGATCGTCGTCGCTAA
- a CDS encoding aminopeptidase has protein sequence MSDFQSKLEQYAELAVRVGVNIQPGQRLVINASIDAVEFVRVVTKKAYEAGAVLVKVNWSDDQIARMRYDLAPDESFEIGPKWYAAEMEELAVDGGAILHVVSDDPDLLKGVNPERISTYQMTANKALAKYREYVQSEKLSWSIVAVPSEAWAAKVFPDVAKEEQVSAMWDAILKAVRVGNGDAIEAWEKHVELLNTKSKYLNDKAYKQLHYVAPGTDLTIGLPEGHLWAAAESTSERGFTFMANMPTEEVFTAPLKSDVNGYVSSTKPLSYGGNIIDNFKLTFKDGRIVGIEAQQGQDTLERLVSMDEGSHYLGEVALVPHKSPISESNILYYNTLFDENASNHLAIGSAYAFNLIGGKELSRDELNERGLNNSLTHVDFMIGSGEMDIYGITKDGEKEPVFRQGEWAF, from the coding sequence ATGTCAGATTTTCAGAGCAAATTAGAACAGTACGCCGAACTTGCGGTACGTGTCGGTGTTAATATACAGCCAGGTCAGCGTTTGGTGATCAATGCTTCGATTGATGCTGTTGAATTTGTACGTGTAGTGACCAAAAAAGCATATGAAGCTGGTGCTGTTCTTGTTAAAGTCAATTGGAGTGATGATCAAATCGCACGTATGCGTTATGATTTGGCTCCAGATGAATCATTTGAAATTGGTCCAAAATGGTATGCTGCTGAAATGGAAGAACTTGCAGTAGATGGCGGAGCGATTTTGCATGTCGTTTCAGATGATCCTGATTTGCTCAAAGGAGTTAATCCAGAACGCATTTCTACCTATCAAATGACTGCAAATAAAGCATTAGCTAAATATCGTGAATATGTACAATCTGAAAAATTAAGCTGGTCGATTGTTGCTGTACCTTCAGAAGCTTGGGCTGCTAAAGTATTCCCGGATGTAGCTAAAGAAGAACAAGTATCTGCTATGTGGGATGCGATCCTCAAAGCAGTACGTGTAGGTAATGGCGATGCGATCGAAGCATGGGAAAAACATGTTGAATTATTAAATACCAAATCCAAATATCTAAATGATAAAGCATACAAACAATTACATTATGTTGCACCTGGAACAGACTTAACGATTGGACTTCCTGAAGGTCATCTATGGGCAGCAGCAGAAAGTACAAGCGAACGTGGATTTACATTTATGGCAAATATGCCAACAGAAGAAGTATTTACAGCTCCACTGAAAAGTGATGTTAATGGCTATGTAAGTAGCACTAAGCCATTAAGTTATGGTGGTAACATTATCGACAACTTCAAATTAACATTCAAAGACGGTCGTATTGTAGGTATAGAAGCACAGCAAGGACAAGATACATTAGAGCGTCTGGTAAGTATGGATGAAGGTTCTCACTATCTTGGTGAAGTTGCATTAGTGCCTCACAAATCACCGATCTCTGAGTCCAATATTCTTTATTACAATACATTGTTTGATGAGAACGCTTCGAATCACCTTGCGATCGGTAGTGCATACGCATTTAACTTGATCGGTGGTAAAGAATTGTCTCGTGATGAATTGAATGAACGTGGACTGAATAACAGTCTTACTCATGTCGACTTTATGATTGGTTCCGGTGAAATGGATATCTATGGTATCACTAAAGACGGCGAAAAAGAACCTGTATTCCGTCAAGGCGAATGGGCATTTTAA
- a CDS encoding methyl-accepting chemotaxis protein has translation MKHLKVQTKIISLTLLSALFMIIVGFAGYKTTDLMSTESNEMYNQNVRAISDVSQIIIDNRTIEAALLEFIITTDKDRNAALDSSIKERLTQNQTLYTDMSTITLTPEATKLYDTYSKSLTDYTSKIEEVLQNASQNNNTEAYRIFQTDVEPLRVSMNDTTKALNALLKKEAQNNNEQAIHLASVAKFVLIIVFVAGALISALAGLWISRIISRPLKQLQQLMGSAGEGDLTVNGSYQSRDEIGQVTTSFNAMMTNVRDIIRKVDESAMTLSASSEELTASADQTAQAAEHIAVATNEMSTGIESQVESVNQVNQSIGLMYERMGHVAAISNEVNQMTEQMNADAKNGLSEVTEITQLIQGIAQDMQDNLAVMTNLNDKSNQISIASSAIQQIAQQTNLLALNASIEAARAGDAGRGFAVVAEEIRKLASSTADSSTLISNMVQSIQHDSHMAVEQVHKSSDSIQSTVASSTRVNTAFEAIQHSVSNTTEKIIRTGSLIQEVAKQSETIAEAMGHVSAISEESSAGIQQTGAASEEQLSTMEEVSSAARYLADLAENLQTTLARFKI, from the coding sequence ATGAAACATTTAAAAGTACAAACCAAAATTATAAGCTTAACGTTACTCAGTGCATTGTTTATGATTATCGTTGGATTTGCAGGTTACAAAACAACGGATCTTATGTCTACCGAATCTAATGAAATGTATAACCAGAATGTCCGAGCCATTAGTGATGTAAGTCAGATCATTATTGATAATAGAACAATTGAAGCAGCATTACTTGAATTTATTATTACTACAGATAAAGATCGCAATGCAGCATTAGACTCTTCGATCAAAGAACGTTTGACCCAAAATCAAACTTTATATACAGATATGAGTACGATCACTCTTACTCCAGAAGCAACCAAGCTCTATGATACTTACAGCAAGTCACTTACAGATTACACTTCCAAAATTGAAGAAGTACTCCAAAATGCATCACAAAATAATAACACTGAAGCTTACCGTATCTTCCAAACCGATGTCGAACCATTACGCGTTAGTATGAATGATACAACCAAAGCACTAAATGCTTTACTAAAAAAAGAAGCACAAAACAATAATGAACAAGCTATACATCTAGCATCTGTTGCCAAATTCGTATTGATTATTGTATTTGTTGCTGGTGCTCTAATCTCTGCTCTTGCAGGTCTTTGGATTAGCCGTATAATCAGTCGCCCTCTCAAACAGTTACAACAATTAATGGGTAGTGCTGGTGAAGGTGATCTTACCGTTAACGGTTCTTATCAATCTCGTGATGAAATTGGACAAGTGACCACTTCATTTAATGCGATGATGACTAATGTAAGAGATATTATCCGTAAAGTTGATGAAAGTGCGATGACGTTATCTGCTTCTTCAGAAGAATTAACAGCAAGTGCAGATCAGACAGCCCAAGCAGCAGAACATATTGCAGTGGCTACCAATGAAATGTCTACCGGAATCGAATCTCAAGTCGAATCTGTTAACCAGGTCAACCAATCAATCGGCTTGATGTATGAACGTATGGGTCATGTAGCAGCAATAAGTAACGAAGTTAATCAAATGACAGAACAAATGAATGCTGATGCCAAAAATGGACTAAGCGAAGTTACCGAGATTACCCAGTTAATTCAAGGTATAGCTCAAGATATGCAAGATAATCTAGCCGTTATGACTAATTTGAATGACAAATCCAATCAGATTAGTATTGCTTCATCTGCAATTCAACAGATTGCACAACAAACGAATTTGCTTGCTCTTAACGCTTCGATTGAAGCAGCTCGTGCAGGTGATGCAGGTAGAGGATTTGCGGTAGTTGCTGAAGAAATTCGTAAACTTGCTTCCAGTACAGCGGATTCTTCTACATTGATCTCTAATATGGTTCAGTCTATTCAACATGATAGTCATATGGCGGTTGAACAGGTTCATAAGTCGTCAGATAGTATTCAAAGTACAGTAGCTAGTAGTACTCGTGTAAACACAGCATTTGAAGCGATTCAACATTCTGTTAGTAATACAACAGAGAAAATTATTCGTACAGGTTCTTTGATTCAAGAAGTTGCTAAGCAATCCGAGACGATTGCAGAAGCTATGGGACATGTAAGTGCAATATCAGAAGAAAGTTCTGCGGGTATCCAACAGACAGGCGCTGCAAGTGAAGAGCAATTGTCTACAATGGAAGAAGTCTCAAGTGCAGCACGTTATTTGGCTGATTTAGCTGAGAACTTACAAACAACTCTTGCCCGCTTCAAAATATAA
- a CDS encoding zinc-dependent alcohol dehydrogenase — translation MKALTYQGKRKVKVKEVEDAKLQKQDDVLIRITSTAICGSDLHIFNGNIPGMDGDYVIGHEPMGIVEEVGPEVTKVKKGDRVIIPFNVSCGECFFCKNEMESQCDNANENPEKDTGAMFGYSNTYGGFAGGQAEYLRVPYGNFLPFVIPDSLEVPDEDVLFLSDVIPTAYWSVESAGVKKGDTVIVLGCGPIGLITQKFAWQKGAKRVIAVDHIDYRLAHAKRTNNVETVNFKDVGDADQYLIELTSGGADVVIDCVGLDAEKSTIEKVETALKIQGGSLGAFQLASNVVRKFGTIQLTGVYGLNYNQFPLGHLFERNIQLKMGQAPVVHYMPELFKQIQTGQFSAADIITHRLSLDEAEHGYHVFDSKEENCIKVVLKP, via the coding sequence GTGAAAGCACTAACATACCAAGGTAAGCGTAAAGTTAAAGTCAAAGAGGTAGAAGATGCGAAGTTACAAAAACAAGATGATGTTCTAATCCGTATTACATCTACAGCAATTTGCGGATCTGATTTGCATATATTTAATGGTAATATCCCGGGTATGGATGGAGATTATGTTATCGGACATGAGCCAATGGGAATCGTAGAAGAAGTAGGGCCAGAAGTAACCAAAGTGAAAAAAGGCGATCGTGTTATTATTCCTTTTAACGTATCTTGTGGTGAATGTTTCTTCTGTAAAAACGAAATGGAAAGTCAATGTGATAATGCAAATGAGAATCCTGAAAAAGATACAGGCGCAATGTTCGGTTATTCCAATACTTATGGCGGATTCGCTGGTGGACAAGCAGAATACTTACGTGTACCATACGGTAACTTCTTACCATTTGTTATTCCAGATAGTTTGGAAGTTCCTGATGAAGACGTGCTATTCTTGTCTGACGTTATCCCAACGGCGTACTGGAGTGTTGAAAGCGCTGGCGTGAAAAAAGGCGATACGGTTATCGTACTTGGTTGCGGTCCAATCGGCTTAATCACTCAAAAATTCGCTTGGCAAAAAGGAGCAAAACGCGTTATCGCTGTCGATCATATCGATTATCGTCTAGCTCATGCGAAGCGTACTAATAATGTAGAAACGGTTAACTTCAAAGATGTAGGCGATGCAGATCAATATCTGATTGAACTTACAAGCGGTGGAGCAGACGTTGTTATCGACTGTGTAGGTCTAGATGCAGAGAAATCAACGATTGAGAAAGTAGAAACTGCTTTGAAAATTCAAGGCGGTTCACTAGGAGCTTTCCAATTAGCAAGTAATGTAGTACGCAAATTCGGTACGATTCAATTAACAGGGGTATATGGATTGAACTATAACCAATTCCCACTAGGTCACTTATTTGAACGTAATATTCAGTTGAAAATGGGTCAAGCACCTGTAGTTCACTATATGCCAGAGTTGTTCAAACAAATTCAAACAGGACAGTTCAGCGCTGCTGATATTATCACTCATCGTCTTTCTTTGGATGAAGCAGAGCATGGTTATCATGTGTTTGATAGCAAAGAAGAGAACTGTATCAAAGTCGTACTGAAACCATAA